One genomic region from Gossypium hirsutum isolate 1008001.06 chromosome D13, Gossypium_hirsutum_v2.1, whole genome shotgun sequence encodes:
- the LOC107920126 gene encoding methyltransferase FGSG_00040 — protein sequence MSGAEEQMQQLRSKATELLLREEWRDSIQLYSELIDLCQSQISNTHQHSDPDHLSKLHKSLCVAFSNRAEAKSKLQHFTQALNDCDQALQIEATHFKTLICKGKILLCLNKYFNALDCFKAALFDPQGNGNLDIVNGYLEKCKKLEFQSRTGSFDLSDWVLNGFRGKPLELAEYIGPVKVNRSEISGRGLFATKNIDAGTLVLVTKAIAIERGILGGQDSAENAQLVMWKNFIDKVKEAVTRCQRTQLLIDMLSTGENEAGLEVPDMSIFRPEIEENGCSNDQKLDMDKILSILDVNSLVEEAVSAKVLGKNSDFYGVGLWILVSFINHSCNPNARRLHVGDYVIVHASRDVKAGEEITFMYFDALSPLEKRVEMSLSWGFNCRCSRCKFEEAVCSKQELREIEIGLEKGVDVGGAVYRLEEGMKRWAVRGKGKGYLRASFWAAYAEVYGSDRSMKRWGRRIPAMETVVDSVVEVMGSDERLLKVVVEGLKKSGGVVEFERAMKLGRGFYGKVIKKQALRTLLEIGINDKGY from the coding sequence ATGTCCGGCGCTGAAGAGCAAATGCAGCAGCTCAGATCAAAAGCCACTGAGCTTCTCCTCAGAGAAGAATGGCGAGATTCCATTCAACTTTACTCAGAGTTGATCGACCTTTGCCAATCCCAAATTTCAAACACCCATCAACATTCTGACCCTGATCATCTCTCCAAGCTCCACAAATCCCTCTGTGTTGCCTTCTCCAACCGAGCTGAGGCAAAGTCAAAGCTCCAACATTTCACCCAAGCTCTTAATGACTGCGACCAAGCACTTCAAATTGAAGCTACCCATTTCAAGACATTGATTTGCAAAGGTAAGATCTTGCTTTGTTTGAACAAATATTTCAATGCTTTGGACTGCTTCAAAGCCGCCCTCTTTGATCCTCAGGGTAATGGGAATCTCGATATTGTTAATGGGTATTTAGAGAAATGTAAAAAGCTTGAGTTTCAATCTAGGACCGGAAGTTTCGATCTTTCTGATTGGGTCCTTAATGGGTTCCGAGGAAAACCTCTAGAACTTGCTGAATATATCGGTCCAGTGAAGGTTAACAGGTCTGAGATTAGTGGGCGTGGCTTGTTTGCAACAAAGAATATTGATGCTGGGACTTTGGTTTTAGTCACTAAGGCAATTGCAATTGAAAGGGGTATACTGGGTGGTCAAGATTCAGCTGAAAATGCACAGCTTGTTATGTGGAAGAATTTTATAGATAAAGTTAAGGAAGCTGTCACTAGATGCCAAAGAACACAGCTTCTGATTGATATGCTATCCACAGGTGAAAATGAAGCGGGGCTTGAAGTTCCTGATATGAGTATCTTCAGACCTGAGATTGAAGAAAATGGATGTTCAAATGATCAGAAGCTTGATATGGATAAGATATTAAGCATATTGGATGTCAATTCTCTTGTGGAAGAGGCAGTTTCAGCTAAAGTGCTGGGGAAAAACAGTGATTTTTACGGTGTTGGGTTATGGATACTAGTTTCCTTCATCAATCATTCATGCAATCCAAATGCAAGACGTTTGCATGTAGGGGACTATGTTATTGTTCATGCTTCTAGGGATGTCAAGGCTGGTGAAGAGATCACTTTCATGTATTTTGATGCACTTTCTCCATTGGAAAAGCGTGTGGAAATGTCTTTGTCATGGGGATTTAACTGCAGATGTAGCCGATGCAAGTTCGAGGAAGCTGTTTGTTCCAAGCAAGAGTTGAGGGAGATTGAGATAGGCCTTGAGAAAGGGGTAGATGTAGGTGGTGCAGTTTATAGGTTGGAGGAAGGTATGAAGAGATGGGCAGTGAGGGGAAAAGGGAAGGGCTACTTAAGGGCCTCATTTTGGGCTGCGTATGCTGAGGTATATGGTTCAGACAGGTCAATGAAACGGTGGGGCAGGCGGATTCCAGCAATGGAGACTGTTGTGGATAGTGTGGTAGAAGTCATGGGAAGTGATGAGAGACTGTTGAAGGTTGTTGTAGAAGGACTGAAGAAGAGTGGTGGTGTGGTGGAATTTGAGAGAGCAATGAAGTTGGGAAGAGGGTTTTATGGCAAAGTAATCAAAAAACAAGCATTGAGGACCCTTCTTGAGATTGGCATTAATGATAAAGGCTATTAG
- the LOC107920125 gene encoding abrin-b, producing MKVWIAVLIVSWAYWISIVEPSCCIAVTENEHKLKIYTVRFTTERATRNSYLMFMKDLYNALTERADRSGDIPILPPRSAQPTDPRQYVLVELSNGYQTVTLALHVSNVYILGYRASAGSYFFSDVPDDVRNALFPGSTGLPFTGRYGALEGAAGVDDRREIPLGMDELRQHIDNLNYINPNNNRAPIARALIVCIQMVSEAARMRNIQQQILAVAEPHADGTYGTFNPDGIMMEYETSWEDISSAIQSATDGIFARAVRLVYDAQELVLSTLRQVIFIIALMPMECNPRANLQLLRMPTSTSSLRSSGLVDNSDTCERVLAPTSHITGQNGFCVDVYQGSYHDGNKVILWECGQNQANQLWTLTSNDNTIRSGGKCLTTYGYSFKNYVMIYDCETAVPDATKWEIRSDETIRNPRSGLVLTGSRDSSGMINLVVDHKYDGSRQTFYASNNTKPAVTTIVGYKDMCLLASGSRVWLEDCVSNDAEQQWAIYPDGTIRPQKNRNGCLKYANDYSGLVNVATCDGFVEERWVFRSDGTILHKMTEMVMDVLDPTATLLEVSANHYNNQQFSQIWFQVQP from the coding sequence ATGAAGGTGTGGATTGCTGTGTTGATTGTATCATGGGCTTATTGGATATCCATAGTTGAACCATCGTGTTGCATTGCTGTAACAGAAAATGAGCACAAGCTCAAGATTTACACAGTGAGATTCACCACTGAAAGAGCCACCAGGAACTCTTATCTGATGTTTATGAAGGATCTGTACAATGCATTGACAGAGCGTGCAGATAGAAGCGGAGACATACCGATATTGCCTCCCCGATCTGCACAGCCTACTGATCCTCGGCAATATGTTCTGGTAGAGCTCTCAAATGGTTACCAAACTGTCACATTAGCCTTGCATGTCAGTAATGTGTATATCTTGGGTTATCGTGCAAGTGCGGGCTCCTATTTCTTTAGCGATGTCCCAGACGATGTACGTAATGCTTTGTTCCCAGGCAGTACTGGCCTACCCTTTACAGGCAGATATGGGGCGCTTGAGGGTGCTGCGGGAGTAGATGACAGAAGGGAAATCCCTCTGGGAATGGATGAACTACGCCAACATATTGATAACCTGAATTACATCAACCCTAATAATAACCGTGCCCCTATTGCAAGAGCCCTCATAGTTTGCATCCAGATGGTTTCCGAAGCTGCGCGAATGAGAAACATCCAGCAACAAATACTTGCAGTTGCAGAGCCTCACGCGGATGGAACTTATGGAACGTTTAATCCAGATGGCATAATGATGGAGTACGAAACCAGCTGGGAGGACATTTCCTCCGCCATTCAATCTGCAACAGATGGAATCTTCGCAAGGGCAGTTCGTTTAGTATATGATGCTCAAGAATTGGTTTTAAGCACCCTGAGGCAAGTTATTTTCATCATTGCATTAATGCCAATGGAATGTAACCCAAGAGCTAATTTGCAGCTTTTGCGCATGCCAACCTCAACTTCTTCTTTGAGATCCAGTGGCTTGGTAGATAACAGTGACACTTGTGAAAGAGTGTTAGCACCAACCTCACATATTACTGGACAAAATGGTTTCTGCGTTGATGTATACCAGGGGAGCTACCACGATGGAAACAAAGTAATCTTATGGGAATGTGGACAGAACCAAGCCAATCAATTGTGGACATTGACATCAAATGATAACACAATTCGATCTGGCGGAAAATGCTTAACCACTTATGGAtacagcttcaaaaattatgtgatgatctatgattgTGAGACGGCTGTTCCTGATGCCACCAAATGGGAAATCCGCAGTGATGAAACCATAAGAAATCCCAGATCTGGGCTAGTTTTGACGGGAAGTAGAGATAGTTCAGGTATGATTAATTTGGTTGTGGATCATAAGTATGATGGTTCTAGGCAAACTTTCTATGCCAGCAACAATACAAAGCCAGCAGTGACCACCATTGTCGGTTACAAAGACATGTGCTTGCTAGCAAGTGGAAGTCGGGTGTGGCTGGAAGACTGCGTGAGCAACGATGCTGAACAACAATGGGCGATATATCCAGATGGGACCATCAGGCCTCAAAAGAATAGAAACGGGTGCCTCAAGTATGCAAATGATTATAGTGGGTTGGTCAACGTGGCTACGTGTGATGGATTTGTTGAGGAACGATGGGTATTTCGAAGCGATGGAACCATTTTGCATAAGATGACTGAGATGGTAATGGATGTGCTTGATCCTACTGCAACCCTTCTTGAGGTCTCGGCCAATCATTACAACAATCAACAATTTAGCCAGATTTGGTTTCAGGTGCAACCATGA